CGCCGGGCGCGTCTTCAGCATCCACTTCTTATAAACCTCGTGCGATTTGTTGGTGTCGACGAAGACGTCGCCGTATTTGTCGTCCGGCCCCGGTTTGGTGACGCGGACCTTTTGATGCCAGCAGTGCTGGCCGCTGACGAAGTCGGGCTGCACCGGGAACGTCAAGTTTTGGTGCACGCCGCCGTCCTGCCAGAAAATCCGGCCCGAGTCGGGGTCGTCGCTTTTGAACGGCGCGATACCGTGGATGGTCCGCATCATCCACTGCCCTTCGCCGACTCTCTTGATATCGACCAGCGCGGTCGACCAGCGCTCGCCGCCTTGATCTTCGGCCAAACGCCAACGGCCGAGATGGTGCGAGCAGGCGATCACGCCGGGCTTGATGCCTTCGGTCACCCAGACTTTGTCGACGAAGTAGCCGATCTCGGTGTGCACTTTCAAGAGATCGCCGGTTTTGACGTCGAAGTTCTGCGCGTCTTTGGGACTGAGCCAGAGCGGATTACGGTGTGAAATCTCATAAAGCCACTTGGCGTTGCCCGAGCGCGTGTGAATCAACGTCGGCAAACGGAAGGTCGGCAGCAGTAGCATTTCGCCGGCGTTCAAGTCGATATTGTCGGCGTGCACGTGGCTCTTGATGTAGCCGGGAATTGCATGCTCCGGCCATTTCCAGTCTTTCAGAGTTTTTGAATAGAACTCCAACTTGCGCGACGGCGTCGGGAAGCCGGCGCGGGGCTGGCCGTCAATCTCTACGCCTAGCGCTGCGCCATTTTTTGCAATGATCTTGCTTTTCGGGTCGGTCGTCGCGCCATCGAGATCCGCCGGCTTCACGGCGCTTAGATGGACCGCGTAGACATTGTCCTCAATCAGAAACGCACCATACTTGCGCATGTATTCGAGCGGCGTCAGGCCTTGTTTGGATGCCGCGGCCGGCAAACCCGGCACACTGTTCTCGAACATCCAACGATAATAATCGTCGACGGTCATCTTCTTGCCGGGCTCGAAGGGCGACTCGAAATATCTGCGTATGCCGAGCGAACCGTCGGGATCGACACGCCAGGAAAGCTCGATCCAGAACTCGTCTTCCTCCCATACTTGGCCGATGCCGGCGGCTTCGTGCGCCTCCCACGTTGTCGAAAATTTCTTGCCTTGCTTTTCCAGCGCCACCCGCAACACCGGCTGGCGAAAGCCAATCCAACGCGCTGCTTGGGTTTCCTGACTCATGACGTCGTGGCGCTCCGAGCCATGGCCCATGGGCAGCACGTAATCGGCGTACCACGCCGTCTCGCTCCAGGTCGGCGTCAAACAGGCGTGGCGCTCGACTTTGCTCTCGTCGGTGAGCATCTCGATCCAGCTCATGCCGTCGGGATTGGTCCACACCGGGTTGTAGACGCGGGTGAAATACATCGCCAGCTTGCCGCGCCCTTCTTTGACAAAGTGCGGCAGCAAAAAGCT
This sequence is a window from Deltaproteobacteria bacterium. Protein-coding genes within it:
- a CDS encoding formate dehydrogenase, giving the protein MSEARTPLNPDALRLEPNGLANYPSVEKWDDWVEYDTAQWPRKVEKHCRIVPTICFNCEAACGLVAVIEKDTNKIRRFEGNPEHPGSRGRNCAKGPATLNQVTDPERIRYPLKRVGKRGEGKWERVSWDEVLDDIAGRVRKALQEDRRNEIMYHVGRPGHELLYHQRILHSWGIDGHNSHTNVCSAGARAGYAFWSGIDRPSPDHANARFMLLLSSHLETGHYFNPHAQRIIEGKERGAKICVIDTRLSNTASKADYWISAWPGSEAALLLAMCNILLQENLFDREFVRQWVNWEEYLREEHADKAHSFESFIEILKQQYASYTPEFAAKEAGIDPKVIVEVAHEIAKAGTALSSHVWRNTAAGNLGGWQVARALQFLSVLVGAVGTLGGTAPNAFNKFIPAPPLMPPPSKVWNEMLIPKEFPLAFFEMSFLLPHFVKEGRGKLAMYFTRVYNPVWTNPDGMSWIEMLTDESKVERHACLTPTWSETAWYADYVLPMGHGSERHDVMSQETQAARWIGFRQPVLRVALEKQGKKFSTTWEAHEAAGIGQVWEEDEFWIELSWRVDPDGSLGIRRYFESPFEPGKKMTVDDYYRWMFENSVPGLPAAASKQGLTPLEYMRKYGAFLIEDNVYAVHLSAVKPADLDGATTDPKSKIIAKNGAALGVEIDGQPRAGFPTPSRKLEFYSKTLKDWKWPEHAIPGYIKSHVHADNIDLNAGEMLLLPTFRLPTLIHTRSGNAKWLYEISHRNPLWLSPKDAQNFDVKTGDLLKVHTEIGYFVDKVWVTEGIKPGVIACSHHLGRWRLAEDQGGERWSTALVDIKRVGEGQWMMRTIHGIAPFKSDDPDSGRIFWQDGGVHQNLTFPVQPDFVSGQHCWHQKVRVTKPGPDDKYGDVFVDTNKSHEVYKKWMLKTRPAPGPGNMRRPYWLPRSYKPALEAYVIKE